One genomic region from Acidobacteriota bacterium encodes:
- the gltB gene encoding glutamate synthase large subunit: MTRRAFPGQEGLYDPRFEHDACGIGFLVDMKRRVSHEFVEMGIQMLLNLNHRGACGCEENTGDGAGILLQTPHRFFADVCADSGIRLPARGTYGVGMIFLPDRTGARLECERILDGVVREEGQEVLGWRTVPVDNSLLGPTAKACQPVIRQIFIGARKTEPGQDLERKLYVIRRRAENRVRASDVPHKEMFYVASLSSRTVVYKGMLRADQMTSFYPDLVEPTLETGLAMVHSRFSTNTFPNWSRAHPYRYLCHNGEINTLQGNVNWMRAREALFESDLLGPDLAKALPVIDPDGSDSAMFDNALEMLYMAGRTLPHSMMMMIPEPWSGDPDMNPAKRAFYEYHSCLMEPWDGPASIAFTDGLRAGAVLDRNGLRPSRYSVTTDGQVILASEVGVLDVPPQQVLRKGRLQPGRMFLVDAVEGRIISDGELKRNVSVARPYRKWLRENLVPLDFCPQGRRPPSLGRDQLRRQQHLFGYTNEDLRLLIAPMASDGHEAVGSMGTDTPLAPLSDRPQLLYNYFKQLFAQVTNPPVDAIREALIMSLDTHLGSEGNLLDPRPRSARQLRVASPILDGVRMEKLRRLDGGGPGGFRTTVLPAFLKVREENLEQAMERLCCGAAAAVSSGSDILVLSDRDAGPAEAPIPAPLAVSGVHHHLIREGLRTRASLVVESGEPREVHHFSLLIGYGAGAVHPYLALETIRGMIRDGILPEQSYEKCRKNYVKAVNKGVVKVMSKMGISTVQSYRGAQIFEAVGLDSTVVDRYFTGTPSRVGGVGLEVVETEVRQLHERAWIGEEQIDGPLESGGQYQWRRNGEHHLFNPQTVHRLQYACRNDDEDAYRDYSRRVNDQTRRLCTLRGLFRLKRSDQPVPLHEVEPVEAIMKRFKTGAMSYGSISQEAHESLAVAMNRIGGKSNTGEGGEDPKRYVPDPNGDSRNSAIKQVASGRFGVTSEYLVNSKELQIKMAQGAKPGEGGQLPGHKVYPWIAQVRHSTPGVGLISPPPHHDIYSIEDLAALIHDLKNANHEARISVKLVAEVGVGTIAAGVSKGRADVVLISGHDGGTGASPLTSIKHAGIPWELGLAETHQVLLVNDLRSRIVVEVDGQLKTGRDVVVAALLGGEEFGFATAPLVVLGCVMMRVCHLNTCPVGVATQDPELRKKFTGDPSHVVNFMRFVAQEARELMASLGFRSIDEMIGRSDKLGVRDAVDHWKTQGLDFSRILYRPEVPSTVGRFCQIPQDHKLDAALDRTRLLELCRPALERAEPVSGSLPIANVNRTVGTMVGSELTRRYGRKGLPEDTIQLRFRGSAGQSFGAFVPRGMTLSLEGDANDYIGKGLSGGKIIVRPPRESVFVAQENVIVGNVAFYGATSGEAYIRGLAGERFCVRNSGVRAVVEGVGDHGCEYMTGGCVVVLGPTGRNFAAGMSGGFAYVLDDSGEFSSLCNHEMVELLPLDDAEDREILARMVRRHVELTGSEVGWRLLSSATPMASRFVKIYPADYRRVVETREQMKGRGLSDSEVVMAAFQVNARDKARADGR, encoded by the coding sequence GTGACTCGCCGGGCATTTCCAGGCCAAGAGGGGCTCTACGATCCACGCTTCGAGCACGACGCGTGCGGCATCGGGTTCCTGGTGGATATGAAGAGGCGCGTCTCCCATGAGTTCGTGGAGATGGGCATCCAGATGCTCCTCAACCTGAATCACCGGGGAGCGTGCGGCTGCGAGGAGAACACGGGGGACGGAGCCGGGATTCTGCTGCAGACGCCCCACCGTTTCTTCGCGGACGTCTGTGCCGATTCGGGAATCCGGCTGCCCGCCCGGGGAACCTATGGCGTCGGCATGATCTTCCTCCCCGACCGGACCGGGGCGCGCCTCGAGTGCGAGCGGATCCTGGACGGCGTGGTCCGGGAGGAGGGCCAGGAAGTTTTGGGCTGGCGGACGGTTCCGGTCGACAATTCTCTGCTGGGACCGACGGCGAAAGCCTGCCAACCCGTGATTCGCCAGATCTTCATCGGCGCTCGGAAGACGGAGCCGGGACAGGACCTGGAACGAAAGCTCTACGTCATTCGGCGGCGCGCCGAGAATCGGGTTCGAGCCTCCGACGTCCCCCACAAGGAGATGTTCTACGTGGCCAGCCTCTCCTCCCGGACGGTGGTGTACAAGGGGATGCTCCGGGCTGACCAGATGACCAGCTTCTACCCGGACCTGGTGGAGCCGACACTCGAGACCGGACTGGCCATGGTCCATTCCCGCTTCAGTACCAACACCTTTCCCAACTGGAGCCGGGCCCATCCCTACCGCTACCTCTGCCACAACGGAGAGATCAACACGCTGCAGGGCAACGTCAACTGGATGCGGGCTCGCGAAGCCCTGTTCGAATCGGATCTGCTGGGACCCGATCTGGCGAAGGCGCTGCCGGTCATCGATCCCGACGGCAGCGACTCGGCCATGTTCGACAACGCCCTCGAGATGCTCTACATGGCCGGGCGGACGCTGCCCCATTCCATGATGATGATGATTCCGGAACCCTGGAGCGGGGACCCGGACATGAACCCGGCGAAACGGGCCTTCTACGAGTACCACTCCTGCCTGATGGAACCCTGGGACGGGCCCGCGTCCATCGCTTTCACCGACGGCCTGCGCGCCGGCGCCGTGCTGGACCGCAACGGACTGCGTCCTTCCCGCTACTCGGTCACGACGGACGGACAGGTGATCCTGGCCTCCGAAGTGGGGGTGCTGGACGTGCCGCCCCAGCAGGTTCTCCGCAAGGGGCGCCTTCAGCCCGGCCGCATGTTTCTGGTGGACGCGGTTGAGGGACGAATCATCTCGGACGGAGAACTCAAGCGGAACGTCTCGGTGGCCAGGCCCTACCGCAAGTGGCTCCGGGAAAACCTGGTGCCTCTCGATTTCTGCCCTCAAGGGCGGCGTCCTCCGTCCCTGGGACGGGATCAGCTCCGGCGGCAACAACACCTCTTCGGATACACCAACGAAGACTTGCGGCTGCTCATTGCTCCCATGGCCTCGGATGGACACGAGGCCGTGGGTTCCATGGGAACCGACACGCCGCTGGCTCCGCTGTCGGACCGGCCCCAGCTTCTTTACAACTATTTCAAGCAGCTCTTCGCCCAGGTGACCAATCCTCCCGTGGACGCCATCCGCGAGGCTTTGATCATGTCCCTGGACACCCACCTGGGATCGGAAGGGAACCTGCTGGATCCCAGGCCCCGGTCGGCTCGACAGCTCCGGGTGGCCTCTCCCATCCTGGACGGCGTGCGCATGGAGAAGTTGCGCCGGCTCGACGGCGGCGGTCCCGGCGGGTTCCGGACCACCGTCCTGCCCGCCTTTCTCAAGGTCCGGGAAGAGAATCTGGAACAGGCCATGGAACGGCTCTGCTGCGGGGCCGCGGCGGCGGTTTCTTCGGGCAGCGACATCCTGGTCCTCTCGGATCGGGACGCCGGCCCCGCCGAGGCTCCGATTCCGGCCCCGCTGGCGGTCTCAGGCGTTCACCACCACCTGATCCGGGAAGGGCTGAGAACGCGGGCCTCCCTGGTGGTGGAGAGCGGAGAACCGCGGGAGGTCCACCACTTTTCCCTGCTCATCGGCTACGGCGCCGGCGCCGTGCATCCGTATCTGGCCCTGGAGACCATCCGGGGCATGATCCGGGATGGGATCTTGCCGGAACAGTCGTATGAAAAGTGCCGGAAAAACTACGTCAAGGCGGTCAACAAGGGCGTCGTCAAGGTCATGTCCAAGATGGGCATCTCCACGGTCCAGAGCTACCGGGGCGCCCAGATCTTCGAGGCGGTGGGCCTGGATTCCACTGTCGTGGACCGTTACTTCACCGGCACCCCGTCGCGAGTGGGCGGCGTCGGCTTGGAGGTCGTGGAGACGGAAGTCCGGCAGCTCCACGAGCGGGCCTGGATCGGGGAGGAACAGATCGACGGTCCTCTGGAGTCGGGCGGCCAGTATCAGTGGCGGCGAAACGGCGAGCACCATCTCTTCAATCCTCAGACCGTGCACCGGTTGCAATACGCCTGCCGGAACGACGACGAGGACGCCTACCGGGACTACAGCCGCCGGGTCAACGATCAGACCCGGAGGCTGTGCACCTTGCGGGGGCTGTTCCGCCTGAAGCGCTCCGACCAACCGGTTCCGCTGCACGAGGTCGAGCCGGTCGAGGCGATCATGAAGCGGTTCAAGACCGGCGCCATGTCCTACGGCTCCATCAGCCAGGAGGCCCACGAGTCATTGGCCGTCGCCATGAACCGGATCGGCGGGAAGAGCAACACCGGCGAGGGGGGCGAGGACCCCAAGCGCTATGTCCCCGATCCCAACGGCGATTCCCGCAACAGCGCCATCAAGCAGGTGGCCTCGGGACGCTTCGGAGTGACCAGCGAATACCTGGTCAACTCCAAGGAGCTCCAGATCAAGATGGCCCAGGGGGCCAAGCCGGGGGAGGGGGGACAGCTTCCGGGGCACAAGGTCTATCCCTGGATCGCCCAGGTGCGGCATTCCACGCCCGGCGTGGGCCTGATCTCGCCGCCGCCGCACCACGACATCTACTCCATCGAAGACCTGGCGGCGCTGATTCACGACTTGAAGAACGCCAACCACGAGGCACGGATCAGCGTGAAGCTGGTGGCCGAAGTGGGCGTGGGCACCATCGCCGCCGGCGTTTCCAAGGGAAGAGCGGACGTGGTCCTCATCAGCGGCCACGACGGGGGCACCGGAGCCTCGCCCCTGACCAGCATCAAGCACGCCGGGATCCCCTGGGAGCTGGGGCTGGCCGAGACCCACCAGGTGTTGTTGGTCAACGACCTGCGCAGCCGGATCGTGGTGGAGGTGGACGGCCAGCTCAAGACGGGGCGGGACGTGGTGGTGGCCGCCCTGCTGGGAGGCGAGGAATTCGGTTTCGCCACCGCGCCGCTGGTGGTCCTGGGTTGCGTCATGATGAGGGTCTGTCACCTGAACACCTGTCCGGTGGGGGTGGCGACCCAGGATCCCGAGCTCCGGAAGAAGTTCACCGGAGACCCGTCCCACGTGGTGAACTTCATGCGTTTCGTGGCCCAGGAGGCACGGGAGCTCATGGCGAGCCTGGGTTTTCGCAGCATCGACGAGATGATCGGCCGGAGCGACAAGCTGGGTGTCCGGGACGCGGTCGACCACTGGAAGACCCAGGGCCTGGACTTCTCCCGGATCCTCTACCGGCCGGAAGTGCCCTCCACCGTGGGGCGGTTCTGCCAGATCCCTCAGGACCACAAGCTGGACGCCGCCCTGGATCGAACCCGGCTGCTGGAACTGTGCCGGCCGGCGCTGGAACGGGCAGAACCCGTTTCCGGGAGCTTGCCCATCGCAAACGTGAACCGGACCGTCGGCACCATGGTGGGGTCCGAGCTCACCCGGCGTTACGGGAGGAAGGGACTCCCGGAGGACACCATCCAGCTTCGTTTTCGAGGCTCCGCCGGCCAGAGCTTCGGAGCCTTCGTCCCGCGGGGCATGACCCTGAGCCTGGAGGGAGACGCCAACGACTATATCGGGAAAGGACTCTCCGGCGGCAAGATCATCGTCCGGCCTCCCCGGGAATCGGTCTTCGTGGCGCAGGAGAACGTCATCGTCGGCAACGTGGCCTTCTATGGAGCCACTTCGGGCGAGGCTTATATTCGAGGTTTGGCCGGAGAGCGGTTCTGCGTCCGCAACAGCGGAGTCCGAGCCGTCGTCGAGGGAGTCGGCGACCACGGCTGCGAGTACATGACCGGCGGCTGCGTGGTCGTCCTGGGTCCCACCGGCCGGAACTTCGCCGCCGGCATGTCCGGAGGCTTCGCCTACGTGCTGGACGACTCGGGGGAATTCTCGTCCCTCTGCAATCACGAGATGGTGGAGCTGTTGCCGTTGGACGACGCGGAGGACCGGGAGATCCTGGCCCGCATGGTGCGCCGGCACGTGGAGCTGACCGGGAGCGAGGTCGGATGGCGACTGCTCTCCTCTGCAACGCCCATGGCCTCCAGATTCGTCAAGATCTACCCGGCCGACTACCGCCGCGTGGTCGAAACCCGGGAGCAGATGAAGGGCCGGGGCCTCTCCGATTCGGAGGTGGTCATGGCGGCCTTCCAGGTCAACGCCCGCGACAAGGCCCGCGCCGACGGCCGGTAG